DNA sequence from the Parasphaerochaeta coccoides DSM 17374 genome:
AGATATCCATGCAATAGCGGTCTTCATCGACCATCTTCATCAGACCGTCAATCTGTCCCCGCGCTGTCTTGAGAAGGCGTGTCACCTTGTCCCTGTCCGCCCGCATCGCATCCTCCTGCTGTCGTAGAAACTACACCCCCTGAGGGGTATCTTGAATATAATGAAAAAACCTCTGGCTGTCCATGAAGCGTTTCAAGGAACGGCGTTTCCCTCAATGCGAGGTCGTCACAAAAGTGTGAAAAATTTAACCGATAACCCCTGACCATGAGGAAAAACGCAGACGGCTTATGCTATCACCGCCTCACGGTATAACACCGTGTGGTATTGACGCAATTGTGGATTACCGTTGTCGTGAAAAGTGACCTCCGTTTGCATGTGGCAGAACGTATACGGGGAGAGAGATAACTCCCGCACGTTGCACTGTGCGTGGTGGAGGTCACTTCAGAGTATCTAAAAAATTACCTGCACGGGCGTGTTTGTGTTGACTATAGTGTTATCACCCAGTTGACCTTCATCGTTGAGTCCAGTCGCCCAGAGCGTGCCGTCCTTCTTTAAAATCATCGTGGTGGAGGCTCCGGTGGAGACAGCCGCGACATCAGGCATAACCAGCACGGGCGTGTTTTTGTTTTCATTATTACCTAGACCCAGTTGCCCCGTCGTGTTGTTTCCAGTCGCCCAGAGCGTGCCGTCCTTCTTCAGAATCATCGCATGGGATCCTCCGGTGGAGACAGCCGCGACATCAGTCATGACCCCGACCCCACCAGAACCCTTGACCTGTACGGGTATGTTTGTTGTATAGGTGGTCGCCTCGTCGACACCCAGTTGACCATAAGTGTTGTCTCCAGTCGCCCAGAGCGTGCCATCCTTCTTCAGAATCATCGTGAAAATGTCTCCGCCGGAGACAGCCGCAACATCAGAACCCATGGACGAAACCTGCATGGGCGTGCTTTTGTTTTCATTATTACCGATACCCAGTTGACCAGAATAGTTGTTTCCCGTCGCCCAGAGAGTGCCGTCCGTCTTCAGGATCATCGTGTAAATGACTGTGGCGGAGACAGCCGCGACATCAGGCATAACCTGCACGGGCGTGGTTCTGTTGTTCTGATCTCCGACACCCAGTTGACCAAAACTGTTGAATCCAATCGCCCAGAGCGTGCCGTCCGTCTTCAGGATCATCGTATAATTCAATCCGGCGGAGACAGCCGCGACATCAGGCATAACCTGCACGGGCGTGCTTTTATTGGCCGTAGTGTCATCACCCAGTTGACCATACTGGTTGGCTCCCGTCGCCCAGAGAGTGCCGTCCTTCTTCAGGATCATCGTATGGGTGGCTCCAGTGGAGACTTCCTTGACATCAGTCATGAAGTCGTTGGGATCGGTACTAGCCTTGACCTGAACGGGCATGGTTCTGTTGTTCTGATCTCCGACACCCAGTTGACCCGCTCCGTTGTATCCAGTCGCCCAGAGCGTACCGTTATTCTTCAGGATCATCGTGTGAGTGTTTCCGGCGGAGACGGCTCGGTATGGTTTGAACGTAGCGGCCCCGTTTATGCCGTCACCTTCATCCCATTCTCCAATCTCAATCTCAATAGCGGCAACGGCGACTTCTTCATCAGAGGTATTGAGCGTCATGTTGTAGACATGCTGCTTGCCTTTGTCAAAGTGAATCAGATGCTTGTCTCCGTCAGCTACAGCACCGGTGGTACTTGGCTTCCATGTGTATGTACCAGCTCCAGCACCACCGCTCAGGGTAAACTCCAGAATTAAGTTATCCAGAGCAAAAGTGTTGCCCGTAGGTATCAGCACAGCCTCGAACCTGCGCTTGCCCGCATCATAGTCTTCTTGACCAAGAGTGTCGGAAACGTTCCGCATGTAAATAGTCTTGTCGGAATTATTGGGAGTAGACAGACTTCCGTCATTCAGATTAATACTGACTGTCGTGTGCAACCCTTTGATTGTAGCGTCAAGCGTACCGTCATCAATGGCATCCTTATCAACGGTCGTGCTCGGAATGATGTTGACAATCAGGCGGGAAAGCATGTGGTCAAGTTTCAGCTGTACCGTCGAGGTATTGTTCTGTACATTGTCGGTGCGTCCCCACAGGGCGTCTGCCATTCCAGTCTCCTGTTCCCCGTTGCCTCCTGTAATGACATCCAACAACACCTGATCAGCGCCAGGGTACATGGCTGGCACATAAGGAAAGAAGGCGATGAAATCAAACGTATCACTGGCATTGTTGTCAATGTCATTCCACTTCAGGGTATTGGCATCATCGACAGGAATGAAGCTGGAGGTCTGGGAGGCAACGTCAGCCTTGTAGTGTTTGTTGGCGCGCTCGGTGACGGCACTAGCTACCGGATCTTCATGATCCAGCATGTAGATGCTGACTACATCACCAACCTCCCATTCGGAATTGGCTGAGACTTTGCGTCCTATTTCCGTGGAGAAGCGCACTGCATTGGTATGTGAGACATTCAGTTTGCTGTCGCATGAAATAAAGGTGATAAGAAGCATCAGAATGGTCGTAAGAACTATAAAGACTGGTTTGCTAAATTTGTTCATATGCAGCACTCTCAGATTCTCTCTCTCTCTCTCTCTCTCTCTCTCTCTCTCTCTCTCTCTCTCTCATGGTGTCTTTTCCTTTCTCCGTAAAGAAGATGACAGCATATCAGCACAACCAATGCGGAGATAATAATATATGGTAGTGTAAATCCGTTATGAGCAGAAAGCTATTACCCAAAAGTATTATTTTGCATGAAAAGCAGAGAAAACCATATAATACTTTCGGGTTAGTTAATGATTTTAGATGTTATTAGTGTTAATAAATTACATTTTGAACGTACACAATGCTAAGATACAGGGTGGATATCAGAATGTTTGTATCAATGACAACTTTCATTCCTGTTCCCGTCTTTTCCTTGCGAAATTCCTTGATCATATCCATGTTGTACGCTTTGTTCCCAATCACCTTTACTCTCCCTGTCTCTGTACGATACACTTCTTTGTGACCAGAGGTTTGATTTCCTTCAACTCCGCCTTGCTTTGCAAATTCTCGTGGTATCAACTTTGTTCAAAGAGGGGACCGCCTGATGCAGAATTCCGTTCCGGAAGGAAAATTCTTGGATGTCCATGAGATAGCAACTTCCGTGAGCCCCCGGCTTGCGAAAAAGATACCCCGATGGGTGGAGAACATAATTGCCCGCCTCATCCATGAGAATGACCTCAACAAGATGTGGAAACAGCACGAACATAAGGAACCTTTAGCCTTTCTCCAGGGCATCAATAAAGATTTCAACCTTACTACCACTTTTGAGAAGGAAGAACGCATCTCCGAAATAGTGGGAAGGAACCCCATATTCGTGGCGAATCATCCGCTGGGAGGAACAGAATCCCTGCTGTTGATGGAAAAAATCGCTTCATATGACACTTCGGTAAGGATGATTACCCGCAAGCTGTTCATGCGCGTCATTCCCCTTCGGCCTTTCTTCCTGCCCGTGCCACAGACAAAGGAACGGGAAGAAATCGCTGACTTTCTTGATGCCGTCAAGGAGCCGGGACCCATCATGATATTTCCGGCGGGCTATTGTTCCCGTCCCCTCTCAAACGGCATCCTCTTTGATTATGAATGGAAATCAACATTCGTCAAGTTCTCCAGGACATCCAGTCGCCCCATTGTCCCCGTGTACATAGAAGGGCAGAATTCACGGAGATTCTACTACGTAAGCTGGTTGCGCCGTTTCTTTGGCATCAAAGCTTCCCTGGAATCCATCCTCTTGGTCGATGAGATGTTCCGGCAGAATGGCTCACATATAGTCTTCAAGGTAGGCAAACCCATTGATTATTCTGTCTTCTCGAAAGACCTGTCTGATTCCGAATGGGCATGCCGCATCCGCCAGCATGTCTTCAATCTTTCCTTGGACATTGACGCTGAATTTTCCCCTGGACTCCCCCTCACGCTTCTTGATGCATAAAGTGCATGAGATACGTAGGGTGGGGCATGAACCTCATGCTCCGCTGGAGAACTGGCTGGTATAGAGGGCGTAATAGGCACCCTTTTTTTCCATCAAGGCGGCATGCGTTCCTTTTTCCACAATGGAACCCTTTTCCATTACAAGGATTTCATCGGCATTCCTGATGGTGGAAAGGCGGTGGGCTATGACGAAAGTCGTGCGCCCCTTCATCATGCGCTGGAAAGCCTCCTGGATCTTTTTCTCGGTGAACGTATCAATGTTGCTTGTCGCTTCATCAAGGATGAGCATGGGAGGATCGGCCAGCATCACCCTGGCAATGGTAAGCAATTGAACCTGCCCCTGCGAAAGTCCTGAATCATCCGTCGCCAGAGGGGTATCATATCCGTGGGGAAGACGACGGATGAAAGAATCAGCATCCGCTTCCATGGCCGCCCTAATCACATCGTCCCGGCTTGCCTCCGGTCGCGCATAGGCAATGTTCTCATGAATTGTCCCGTCGAACACCCATGTATCCTGGAGTACCATGCCGAAGTGCCTGCGCAGTCCGCTTCTCGTCAGCCTGCGGATATCCGTTCCGTCCAGGAGGATCGCTCCATGATCCACATCATAAAACCGCATCAGCAGGTTGACCATCGTCGTCTTTCCGGCTCCCGTGCGGCCGACCAGCGCAATGCGACTTCCTGGTTTCACCTGCATGTCGAAATCTTGGATTAACTTCCGCTCGTGTTCGTAAGCAAAGCTGACATGCTCGAATGAAATTTCTCCGGTGCAGTCGTCCAGTCGGACAGGATGCGGATCATCAGGGACTTCCTCAGGGGCATCGAGGATGGAAAAAATCCTTTCCGCTGATGCTGCCGCCGCTTGTATCTGTGCCATCACGCTTGTGATTTCATTAAAGGGCTTGGAGAAGATGACGGCGTAAAGAAGAAAACTGGACAGTTCGCCCACGCTCAGGTTTCCTGTCAAGGCGGCGAGGCCGCCTATGATGCCGACTACTGCATAGGTCGTATTGTTCACTATGCGTGTCGAAGGATTAGCCATGGCGGAAATGAACTGAGAACGGGTTCCGACCTTCTTCAGCTCCTGGTTCATCTTTGCGAATGTCTCCCGTGCCTGCTGCCCATGATTGAATGCCAGCACTTCAAGCTGTCCGGTAATCATCTCCTCCGCATATCCGTTGATGACTCCCACGTATCGCGCGGTCTCACGGAACAGCTTTTGGGAACGGACGGTGATGAAGCGGGCTACCAGATAGGCAAGCGGAGAAGAAAGAATGATTACTCCGGCCATCAGAAGGTTGATGGAGAGCATGAACACTATGGTTCCCGCAATGGTGATTATCCCTTGGATAAGGGCGTTCATGCCCTGCAACATACCATCGCTGACCGCCTCGGCATCATTGATGAAACGTGTGGCGACATCCCCGTGGGAGGCGGTGTCATGGAAGCGGATGGGAACCCGCTGGAGCTTGGAGAAAAGCATCTTCCTCAACCTGTGGCTGGCCTCACAGGAAAGCCTGTTGTCAAGATAGACGCTTATCCACTGGCCGACCATACCAGCGGCGTAGAATATGGCAAGAATGCCCGCCATGCGGAAAAGCAGGGGGAAATCTACATTGCCACGGCTTTTCAGGCCATCGATTGCCTTTCCAATCATTTGGGGAGAAACCAAAATCC
Encoded proteins:
- a CDS encoding fimbrillin family protein, encoding MNKFSKPVFIVLTTILMLLITFISCDSKLNVSHTNAVRFSTEIGRKVSANSEWEVGDVVSIYMLDHEDPVASAVTERANKHYKADVASQTSSFIPVDDANTLKWNDIDNNASDTFDFIAFFPYVPAMYPGADQVLLDVITGGNGEQETGMADALWGRTDNVQNNTSTVQLKLDHMLSRLIVNIIPSTTVDKDAIDDGTLDATIKGLHTTVSINLNDGSLSTPNNSDKTIYMRNVSDTLGQEDYDAGKRRFEAVLIPTGNTFALDNLILEFTLSGGAGAGTYTWKPSTTGAVADGDKHLIHFDKGKQHVYNMTLNTSDEEVAVAAIEIEIGEWDEGDGINGAATFKPYRAVSAGNTHTMILKNNGTLWATGYNGAGQLGVGDQNNRTMPVQVKASTDPNDFMTDVKEVSTGATHTMILKKDGTLWATGANQYGQLGDDTTANKSTPVQVMPDVAAVSAGLNYTMILKTDGTLWAIGFNSFGQLGVGDQNNRTTPVQVMPDVAAVSATVIYTMILKTDGTLWATGNNYSGQLGIGNNENKSTPMQVSSMGSDVAAVSGGDIFTMILKKDGTLWATGDNTYGQLGVDEATTYTTNIPVQVKGSGGVGVMTDVAAVSTGGSHAMILKKDGTLWATGNNTTGQLGLGNNENKNTPVLVMPDVAAVSTGASTTMILKKDGTLWATGLNDEGQLGDNTIVNTNTPVQVIF
- a CDS encoding phospholipid/glycerol acyltransferase, which produces MQNSVPEGKFLDVHEIATSVSPRLAKKIPRWVENIIARLIHENDLNKMWKQHEHKEPLAFLQGINKDFNLTTTFEKEERISEIVGRNPIFVANHPLGGTESLLLMEKIASYDTSVRMITRKLFMRVIPLRPFFLPVPQTKEREEIADFLDAVKEPGPIMIFPAGYCSRPLSNGILFDYEWKSTFVKFSRTSSRPIVPVYIEGQNSRRFYYVSWLRRFFGIKASLESILLVDEMFRQNGSHIVFKVGKPIDYSVFSKDLSDSEWACRIRQHVFNLSLDIDAEFSPGLPLTLLDA
- a CDS encoding ABC transporter ATP-binding protein produces the protein MTSIFRRIFQILKDKRLMFAAVIVFSLVSVLGILVSPQMIGKAIDGLKSRGNVDFPLLFRMAGILAIFYAAGMVGQWISVYLDNRLSCEASHRLRKMLFSKLQRVPIRFHDTASHGDVATRFINDAEAVSDGMLQGMNALIQGIITIAGTIVFMLSINLLMAGVIILSSPLAYLVARFITVRSQKLFRETARYVGVINGYAEEMITGQLEVLAFNHGQQARETFAKMNQELKKVGTRSQFISAMANPSTRIVNNTTYAVVGIIGGLAALTGNLSVGELSSFLLYAVIFSKPFNEITSVMAQIQAAAASAERIFSILDAPEEVPDDPHPVRLDDCTGEISFEHVSFAYEHERKLIQDFDMQVKPGSRIALVGRTGAGKTTMVNLLMRFYDVDHGAILLDGTDIRRLTRSGLRRHFGMVLQDTWVFDGTIHENIAYARPEASRDDVIRAAMEADADSFIRRLPHGYDTPLATDDSGLSQGQVQLLTIARVMLADPPMLILDEATSNIDTFTEKKIQEAFQRMMKGRTTFVIAHRLSTIRNADEILVMEKGSIVEKGTHAALMEKKGAYYALYTSQFSSGA